A single window of Flavobacterium aestivum DNA harbors:
- a CDS encoding thioesterase II family protein: MMNLVCLHFAGGNKYSYYPFEEHIDKNISLITLELPGRGKRFHEPLLTDVNDIVDDLFEQLKENVSKPYAIFGHSMGAMLTYLLAHKIEKSGFESPVHLFVSGCKAPKINRKPPFYHDMPKEEFINKIRGMGGCPEEILGNDELMALFEPSLRADFKAIETYTYIEQNPLKIPVTVFIGNKDKVTWEEAKAWEEESVHAIDIKEFEGNHFFIFQHKKEITALFKYYLKTKKTIFNNY; the protein is encoded by the coding sequence ATGATGAATTTAGTTTGTTTACATTTTGCTGGAGGAAACAAATATTCCTACTATCCTTTTGAAGAGCATATCGATAAAAATATCAGTTTAATTACACTGGAACTTCCAGGAAGAGGAAAAAGATTTCATGAACCTTTACTGACAGATGTAAATGATATAGTAGATGATTTATTTGAGCAATTAAAAGAAAACGTATCAAAACCTTATGCCATTTTTGGACATAGCATGGGGGCAATGCTAACTTATTTATTGGCACATAAAATCGAGAAAAGTGGCTTTGAAAGCCCGGTTCATTTATTTGTTTCAGGTTGTAAGGCACCAAAAATTAATAGAAAACCTCCTTTTTATCATGATATGCCCAAAGAAGAATTTATTAATAAAATTAGAGGGATGGGAGGGTGCCCAGAAGAAATATTAGGAAATGATGAACTCATGGCACTTTTTGAACCTTCGCTAAGAGCAGATTTTAAGGCGATAGAAACGTATACATACATAGAACAAAATCCATTAAAAATACCTGTAACAGTCTTTATAGGAAACAAGGACAAAGTTACCTGGGAAGAAGCAAAAGCTTGGGAAGAAGAAAGCGTACATGCTATTGATATTAAGGAATTTGAAGGGAATCATTTTTTTATATTTCAGCACAAAAAAGAAATAACCGCTTTATTTAAATATTATTTAAAAACCAAAAAAACCATATTCAATAACTATTAA
- a CDS encoding ATP-binding cassette domain-containing protein — MKFINTLLSKSKKAFVFMFILGIFNSILNAGLLIFINNTIIKQPIPFFPKYDWALFIAIILASLVCSRFFHTYMIKLTNNLLFDFEIMILKKLRIASYQDFEEIGNEKIYTAINDTKVLGSVPEVFMNAFNSLIVILCCFGYLFYISPIGASLVVATMVVLLVFYLVRNNAIEKDLNERRDLQNTYYRYLADMLHGFKELKMGITRSNNIFDKFLVHNRLKGKNIGIDTSIKYMDNELTGYYSWYIILGIVMFVLPVYFNINAEKTTAFLVTILYLIGPVAVLITLIPTYTMVKISAQRLNLIEQMLDPIRDRIVPSKLSNVEPFEEIKFENVTYFYNDEEKNQKFYLQPVNLTIKKGEIIFITGGNGSGKSTFGNILTGLYKPYEGRIYFNDQKIDSSQLMYYSDKISAVFTTNYIFSENYDEFELKEDKGKLKAHVDMMKMQDVLHLDEERNVFDKNLSKGQQKRLALIYALLEDKDIIVLDEWAAEQDPGFRKYFYEEILPQLKEQGKTIIAITHDDEYFDRATRVIKFNFGKIVSDKNNFAQFVGSTVN; from the coding sequence ATGAAATTTATCAATACATTATTAAGCAAATCCAAAAAGGCTTTTGTCTTTATGTTTATTTTAGGAATCTTCAACAGTATTCTTAATGCGGGATTATTAATTTTTATCAATAATACAATAATAAAACAACCCATTCCATTCTTTCCAAAATATGATTGGGCCCTTTTTATCGCAATCATTCTGGCATCGCTGGTATGTTCTCGTTTCTTTCATACTTATATGATTAAGTTGACTAATAACTTATTATTTGATTTTGAAATTATGATTCTAAAAAAACTGCGTATAGCATCATACCAGGATTTTGAAGAAATAGGAAATGAAAAAATATATACAGCAATCAATGATACAAAAGTATTAGGAAGCGTTCCCGAAGTATTCATGAATGCGTTTAACTCATTGATTGTAATCTTATGTTGCTTTGGATATTTATTTTATATCTCTCCAATAGGGGCCAGTTTAGTAGTTGCTACAATGGTAGTTTTATTGGTTTTTTACTTGGTGAGAAACAATGCTATTGAAAAGGACTTAAACGAACGAAGAGATTTGCAAAATACATATTACCGCTATTTAGCAGATATGCTACACGGTTTCAAAGAACTAAAAATGGGCATTACACGAAGCAATAATATCTTCGATAAATTCTTAGTACATAATAGATTAAAAGGAAAAAATATAGGCATAGATACCTCTATAAAATACATGGATAATGAGCTAACAGGATATTACAGCTGGTACATTATTCTAGGAATAGTCATGTTTGTATTGCCGGTTTATTTCAATATAAATGCTGAAAAAACAACCGCTTTTCTAGTAACAATTTTATACCTTATTGGGCCTGTGGCGGTTTTAATTACATTAATTCCAACTTACACCATGGTAAAAATTTCGGCTCAGCGCTTAAATCTAATCGAGCAAATGCTTGACCCAATTCGGGATAGAATCGTTCCAAGTAAGTTAAGTAACGTAGAGCCATTCGAGGAAATTAAATTTGAAAATGTAACCTACTTCTATAATGATGAAGAGAAAAACCAAAAGTTTTATTTGCAGCCAGTAAATCTTACGATCAAAAAAGGAGAAATCATATTCATAACCGGAGGGAATGGTAGTGGTAAAAGCACATTTGGGAACATACTTACAGGATTATATAAGCCATATGAAGGTCGTATATATTTTAATGATCAAAAAATTGATTCAAGTCAGTTAATGTATTACAGTGATAAAATATCAGCAGTCTTTACAACAAACTATATCTTCAGTGAAAACTATGATGAATTTGAATTGAAAGAAGATAAAGGCAAATTAAAAGCACATGTAGATATGATGAAAATGCAGGATGTACTTCACTTAGATGAAGAACGAAATGTATTTGATAAAAATTTATCAAAAGGACAACAAAAAAGATTGGCATTAATCTATGCATTGTTAGAAGATAAAGATATCATCGTATTAGACGAATGGGCAGCAGAGCAAGATCCTGGATTCAGAAAATATTTTTATGAAGAAATATTGCCACAACTTAAAGAACAAGGAAAAACAATCATAGCCATTACCCATGATGATGAATATTTTGACAGAGCCACCAGGGTTATCAAGTTTAATTTCGGAAAAATTGTAAGTGACAAAAACAATTTCGCGCAATTTGTAGGTAGCACTGTAAATTAA